The DNA sequence TGTCCAGCAGCGCCGCCACGTCACGGGCCGCATCGCGCTTGCCGTCCAGCGTATCCTGATGCAGCGCGAGCGGTTCCACCGCCAGCGCCTCCAGTGTCAGCAGGTCGAAACCGAAACCGGGGTCGATCCCTTCCGTCTTGCCGCTCAGCAGCCGCAACAGATGCGCCGGATCGCGGCTGGCCTGCGCCAGTGCCACGTCGCGGCTGCGCCATTCGCCATCCACACGGTAGATCGTCAGCCGCAGCCGCCGTGCGCCGCGTTCTGCCCGCGCCAGCTGCGCAGAGAGGTCCGACGCCAGCGCCTCCAGATGTGGCACCGGGTCGATCACCGGTTCGGCCAACCGCGCCCGCGCCAGCCAGCGCGGGGTCTCCGCCGGGGCGTTCAGCGGATCGCTTTGCCGCCCCAGCGCGCGGTCCAGCAGCACCAGCGGGTTGAGGTCCGCGGCCAGCCGGTCGAACCGCCGCATCAGCGCCACCCGTGGCACCTGCATCAGTGCGCCCAGCGTCTTCAACCCCAGCCGCCCCAGCAACCGAACCGTGTCTTCTTGCAGTCGCAGGGCCGCCACCGGCAGGGGGGCCAGCGCCACCTCCAGATCGTCCGGCCCGCAGATCACCTGCCCCGCCCCATGACGGGCCAGCATCCGGGCAGCGCCCCGCGTCGGCGCCAGGGCCAGCCGCGCCGACAGCCCCTGCATGCGAAACCGCACGCTTATGTCGCGCAGCAGCGCCGCCTCTCCGCCAAACAGATGCGCGGCCCCGGTCACATCCAGTACGATCCCGGAGTGGCCATCGCGCACCGTCCAGGGGCACCAGCGCCGCGCCCATTGCGCCACCCGGTCCAGCAGCGCCACGTCGCCCTGCGGATCGGCCCGCTCCACGTGCAGGTCCGGATGTATTGCCTGTACGTCCACCACCCGCGCGCCCGACGCGATGTCCCGCTGCGCGGCACTCGCGTTCACCGCATGAATGACCGGCCCGTGGCTGCCCTGAGTGGCCAGCACAACCGGCACCTCATCCCCCGGCAGAGTACGCTGCTGCGCCGCGATCCTGCGCCAGCGGTCCATCGCCAGATCTGGAAACCAGACGGAGACGATCCTTGCCCCTTGCGGCCCGGGCGTCACAAGACGCCTCCCACACCCCCGGTGCCCGGCCGCGCGCGCGAAACAGCTCCGCCTCCCACAGGGGCGTGCCCGGAGCATGTCGGTTCCACGGGTTCCGCGCAGACGGCAACGAGCGCAGGCGCCAACGTTCGCGCG is a window from the Sulfitobacter sp. THAF37 genome containing:
- a CDS encoding DNA polymerase Y family protein, producing MDRWRRIAAQQRTLPGDEVPVVLATQGSHGPVIHAVNASAAQRDIASGARVVDVQAIHPDLHVERADPQGDVALLDRVAQWARRWCPWTVRDGHSGIVLDVTGAAHLFGGEAALLRDISVRFRMQGLSARLALAPTRGAARMLARHGAGQVICGPDDLEVALAPLPVAALRLQEDTVRLLGRLGLKTLGALMQVPRVALMRRFDRLAADLNPLVLLDRALGRQSDPLNAPAETPRWLARARLAEPVIDPVPHLEALASDLSAQLARAERGARRLRLTIYRVDGEWRSRDVALAQASRDPAHLLRLLSGKTEGIDPGFGFDLLTLEALAVEPLALHQDTLDGKRDAARDVAALLDRLTARLGPGKVTWSDWRESHLPERVETQVPALGAAVCDPPAMTRARPLRILIPPEEIVVLYAVPEGPPARFRWRRVAYLTARHEGPERIAPEWWRDRPGTRLRDYYKVEVTDGRRFWLFRQGILGDGRGGDPQWFLQGIFA